From the Psychrobacillus sp. FSL K6-4046 genome, one window contains:
- a CDS encoding DUF4395 domain-containing protein produces MKTIPKPLVMVNQWSIVTSVVIALLTQSAWILLIPLIANLSSLLIGFHPILVIAKRFLKKPGSEYIQEDYDQLRFNQWLAVGFLVVASISFFLKWSNLFNIATVMVGLAAFVAILGFCIGCFFRFQYQQWKYRRNNSATH; encoded by the coding sequence ATGAAGACAATTCCAAAACCCCTTGTTATGGTCAATCAGTGGTCAATAGTAACCTCCGTAGTCATAGCGCTTCTTACTCAATCAGCATGGATTCTACTTATACCATTAATCGCTAATCTATCCAGTTTATTAATTGGATTCCACCCTATCTTAGTTATAGCAAAAAGATTTTTAAAGAAACCTGGTAGTGAATATATCCAAGAGGATTATGATCAGCTAAGATTTAACCAATGGCTTGCAGTTGGCTTTTTAGTTGTAGCTAGCATTAGCTTTTTCCTAAAGTGGAGCAATTTATTTAATATTGCAACCGTCATGGTTGGCTTAGCAGCATTTGTGGCTATCTTAGGATTTTGTATAGGTTGCTTCTTTCGTTTCCAATATCAGCAATGGAAATATCGGAGAAATAACTCTGCTACCCATTAA
- the abc-f gene encoding ABC-F type ribosomal protection protein codes for MTIQGRIVNLSITHGHKEIIKNIKTDIPLGAVIGIVGRNGEGKSSLLSVLSGEAPSSSGQIEWIGAPPTISYCKQEDENFFSTEVEKDEWTYMSKWSVPRTLSYNSLSGGEKMKKRLAKVFAEKSHLLLLDEPTNHLDQSSLSFLKEQIATYPGTIILVSHDRYFLDQVSNYIWEIEYQKLTPYKGNYSTYRKRKEEIIHTQQREYNAQQSKVQLVEKQIAELKKWTNKAHADSTKKDGYKEYFRMKAKKKDVQIRSKQKRLELELSKHRVDRPVEEKEVNFTIDGNKKKGKRILEVRNLSKSFNAKTLFQDTSFTIQSNERVGIIGANGSGKTTFFRMLIGEEPFDGELWKTDSMNIGYLRQTVFDLPNEQTPSDFFATTDFETRGIIQTLMTNLGFSKDHWLRPISTMSMGERVKLKLMEFMLDQKDVLILDEPTNHLDLPSREQLEKTLSTYPGTILLVTHDRYFLEKLTNKLLIFENKKVQKVEMTYNEWLHREEENEVEKILLTLETERLAILGQLSYLLPKDSKYAELDEQFNLLTQKINQLKTK; via the coding sequence ATGACAATACAAGGAAGAATAGTAAATCTAAGCATTACACATGGTCATAAAGAAATTATTAAAAATATAAAAACGGATATACCTTTAGGTGCTGTAATAGGTATTGTAGGAAGAAATGGTGAAGGCAAATCTTCGCTTCTATCCGTCCTTTCAGGCGAAGCTCCCTCCTCTTCTGGACAAATCGAATGGATAGGAGCTCCTCCGACCATTAGCTACTGCAAGCAAGAGGACGAGAATTTCTTTTCAACTGAAGTGGAGAAGGATGAATGGACTTATATGAGCAAGTGGTCTGTTCCCCGTACCCTTTCTTATAATAGTTTAAGCGGCGGAGAAAAAATGAAAAAAAGACTAGCTAAAGTTTTTGCAGAAAAGTCTCACTTACTATTACTTGATGAGCCTACTAATCATTTAGACCAAAGCAGTCTATCCTTTTTAAAGGAGCAAATAGCTACCTATCCAGGAACCATTATTTTAGTCTCTCATGACCGTTACTTTTTAGACCAAGTATCAAATTATATATGGGAAATTGAATATCAAAAACTAACTCCTTACAAAGGAAACTATTCTACCTACCGCAAAAGAAAAGAAGAAATAATCCATACTCAACAGAGAGAATATAACGCGCAACAATCGAAAGTACAACTCGTAGAAAAACAAATTGCAGAGTTAAAAAAATGGACTAATAAGGCTCATGCTGATTCGACAAAGAAGGATGGCTACAAAGAATATTTCCGAATGAAGGCAAAGAAAAAGGATGTTCAAATCCGCTCTAAACAAAAACGACTAGAGCTAGAGCTTTCTAAGCATCGGGTAGATCGTCCAGTAGAGGAAAAGGAAGTCAATTTCACTATTGATGGGAATAAGAAAAAGGGAAAACGCATCTTAGAAGTCAGAAATTTAAGCAAATCCTTTAATGCCAAAACTCTTTTCCAAGATACCTCCTTTACTATTCAATCAAATGAACGCGTTGGTATTATAGGTGCTAATGGAAGTGGTAAAACAACCTTCTTCCGGATGCTTATAGGAGAGGAACCCTTTGACGGTGAGCTTTGGAAAACGGATTCGATGAATATCGGCTATTTACGACAAACTGTATTCGACCTTCCGAATGAGCAGACCCCCTCTGACTTTTTCGCAACTACAGATTTCGAAACAAGAGGAATCATTCAAACTCTGATGACCAACTTGGGATTTTCAAAGGACCATTGGCTACGTCCCATTTCTACTATGAGTATGGGTGAAAGGGTAAAACTCAAGTTAATGGAGTTCATGTTAGATCAAAAAGATGTACTTATTTTAGATGAACCTACAAATCATCTCGATTTACCCTCTCGAGAGCAGCTAGAAAAAACTCTTTCCACTTATCCAGGTACTATTTTACTTGTAACTCATGATCGTTATTTTTTAGAAAAGCTAACCAACAAGCTACTTATATTTGAAAATAAGAAAGTCCAGAAAGTTGAGATGACTTACAATGAGTGGCTCCATAGAGAAGAGGAAAATGAAGTCGAAAAAATTCTCCTCACTTTAGAAACAGAGCGTCTCGCCATTTTAGGTCAGTTAAGCTACCTTCTTCCTAAGGATTCCAAATATGCCGAGTTAGATGAGCAATTTAATTTACTGACCCAAAAGATTAATCAGTTAAAAACCAAATAA
- a CDS encoding TRAP transporter permease, producing the protein MKDQQPVNAQEILEKYDKENQFRTNIGKWAWVVTFLGVALTVFHLYTAYYGTLPTQKQGAVHVGTALGVIFLLYPFKRDLLKTQKNIPWYDIVLAFTAMYVTYHKIFFFDSILQSRISGYSIPDVIISILGIFLVLEATRRTVGLPIVIVALVAILYAIFGNFVPTQILSHPGFSIERTATALWYKESGIFGTPVQISAKFIFLFLFFGVMLVQTNVGKFFNDLAFSLTGRYTGGTAKTAVVASALQGTISGSSVGNTVATGSFTIPMMKKAGFKPEFAGATEAASSTGGQIMPPMMGAAAFIMMEILGVSYGAIMLAAIIPAILYFTGIFIGTHFEAKKLKIHGLPKSQLPSFTKTMKRNWYMLLPLFVITGTIIYGFTPQRAALFGIIAAFLVSLIRKETRMSFKKTIHVLEQGTRVALPVIAAVATAGIIAGIVSMTGLGSKFAAGVVALSNGYLILALIFTMIACIILGMGLPTTANYVVTATIAAPVLINEFGVAPIAAHMFVFYFGIVADITPPVCLAAYAGAGIAGANPFKTGLNAVKLAIAAFIVPYIFIYNPILVMVDVELVSLILSLAGALIGMVAVSSSMIGYFIRYSRFWERSVLFVAGLMLIVPEVLSSGIGLVLIIGIWFIQKRRTDDELEMESPRSSQALY; encoded by the coding sequence ATGAAAGATCAGCAACCTGTAAATGCGCAAGAAATATTGGAAAAATACGATAAAGAAAATCAATTCCGAACAAATATTGGAAAGTGGGCATGGGTCGTTACCTTTTTAGGTGTAGCCTTAACCGTATTCCATCTATATACTGCCTACTATGGAACTTTACCCACTCAAAAACAAGGAGCCGTCCATGTAGGAACTGCTCTCGGAGTTATTTTTCTGTTGTACCCATTTAAAAGAGATTTGCTAAAAACACAAAAAAATATCCCCTGGTATGACATTGTACTTGCCTTTACTGCGATGTATGTGACCTATCATAAAATATTCTTTTTTGATTCAATTTTACAGAGCAGAATTTCCGGATATAGCATACCTGATGTAATTATCTCCATCCTTGGGATTTTTCTCGTCCTGGAAGCGACCAGAAGAACGGTTGGTTTGCCAATCGTCATAGTGGCTTTAGTAGCCATACTTTATGCTATCTTCGGAAATTTTGTCCCTACTCAAATCCTTTCACATCCTGGATTTTCGATTGAGCGAACCGCTACTGCACTTTGGTACAAGGAAAGTGGAATCTTCGGCACCCCAGTTCAAATTTCAGCAAAGTTCATATTCCTCTTTCTATTTTTTGGCGTAATGCTCGTACAAACAAATGTAGGGAAATTCTTCAATGATTTAGCCTTTTCCTTAACAGGAAGATATACAGGCGGTACAGCAAAAACAGCAGTTGTAGCGAGTGCACTGCAAGGAACTATTTCAGGGAGCTCCGTTGGTAATACGGTGGCAACAGGGTCCTTCACCATTCCTATGATGAAGAAAGCAGGATTCAAGCCAGAATTTGCTGGTGCAACTGAAGCTGCTTCATCTACCGGCGGTCAAATTATGCCTCCTATGATGGGTGCAGCAGCATTTATTATGATGGAGATTTTAGGTGTATCCTACGGGGCTATTATGTTGGCGGCTATTATTCCAGCTATTCTTTATTTTACAGGTATTTTTATCGGCACTCATTTTGAGGCAAAAAAACTGAAGATACATGGATTACCTAAGTCACAATTACCCTCTTTTACAAAGACAATGAAACGGAATTGGTATATGCTTTTACCACTTTTCGTAATTACAGGAACCATTATTTACGGTTTTACTCCGCAACGTGCTGCACTGTTTGGAATAATCGCTGCCTTTCTAGTGAGCTTAATACGAAAAGAAACAAGAATGTCCTTTAAAAAGACAATACACGTTTTAGAGCAAGGTACAAGAGTTGCTCTTCCAGTTATAGCAGCGGTTGCTACAGCTGGAATTATAGCTGGCATTGTAAGTATGACAGGCCTTGGCTCCAAATTTGCTGCAGGAGTGGTGGCCCTATCCAATGGTTATCTAATTCTTGCTCTCATATTCACTATGATAGCTTGTATTATCTTAGGAATGGGATTACCTACTACAGCAAACTACGTAGTTACAGCTACTATTGCGGCTCCAGTTTTAATAAATGAATTCGGGGTAGCTCCAATTGCTGCTCATATGTTTGTATTCTATTTCGGAATAGTTGCGGATATCACTCCTCCTGTCTGTCTTGCAGCTTATGCGGGGGCAGGTATTGCAGGGGCAAACCCCTTTAAAACAGGTTTAAATGCAGTCAAACTAGCCATAGCAGCCTTTATCGTTCCATATATCTTTATCTATAATCCCATTTTAGTTATGGTGGATGTGGAACTGGTCAGTCTGATACTATCCTTGGCTGGTGCTTTAATTGGGATGGTTGCGGTAAGCAGCTCTATGATTGGCTATTTCATCAGATATTCAAGGTTTTGGGAGCGATCTGTCTTATTTGTAGCCGGGTTAATGCTTATTGTTCCTGAGGTTTTAAGTAGTGGGATTGGACTCGTGCTTATCATAGGAATTTGGTTCATACAAAAAAGAAGAACAGACGATGAACTTGAAATGGAAAGTCCAAGGTCTAGTCAAGCACTGTATTAA